In Helianthus annuus cultivar XRQ/B chromosome 3, HanXRQr2.0-SUNRISE, whole genome shotgun sequence, a single window of DNA contains:
- the LOC110929819 gene encoding alkane hydroxylase MAH1 — MASITMLLISIVLFVSGAVFLLCRRRLPVTNWPVLGMIPDILLNTHRIHDFITHILTLSDGTFMIKGPWFANIDMLLTSDPANMHHILSKNFHNYPKGPEFRNIFDVLGDGIFNSDNELWEIHRKTTMSLLKHPEFNSLLETNIKNKLEKGLLPLLSFVSSHNQETDLQEIFQKLTFDAICVLVLDHDPECLSMDLPFISCEKAITDAEEALLWRHILPEKVWMLQKRFGLGKEKKLSEACKIFDEFIYKCLDQKHKQKQEEKFGLLTLLMRGFEGQRGTSGDSRKFLKDTLLNLIIAGRDTTSTALSWFFYLLAQNPIAENNIRDEIKKHFGGRKWESLGVKELGELVYLHGCICETLRLYPPVALDHKSPMTADVLPSGHVVDEHTRIILSFYSMGRMEGIWGEDCMEFRPERWISDGGGIKREPSYKFTAFNAGPRTCLGKDMSLIQMKMVAAAIMYHYHVELVKGHEVCAIDSFILQMKYGLKVRILPINMNQAS; from the coding sequence ATGGCTTCCATCACTATGCTTCTCATTTCTATCGTCCTGTTTGTCTCCGGTGCCGTGTTTCTTCTCTGTAGAAGGCGCCTCCCGGTTACTAATTGGCCGGTTCTTGGCATGATACCGGATATCCTCCTAAACACCCACCGTATTCATGATTTCATCACTCATATCCTCACACTTAGTGATGGTACTTTCATGATCAAAGGTCCTTGGTTCGCCAATATAGACATGCTCCTCACCTCCGATCCTGCCAACATGCACCACATTTTGAGTAAGAACTTCCACAACTATCCCAAAGGCCCAGAATTTCGCAACATATTCGATGTCCTTGGAGATGGTATCTTCAACTCCGATAACGAGTTATGGGAAATCCATAGGAAAACAACCATGTCTCTACTCAAACACCCTGAATTTAATTCTCTCTTGGAAACAAACATCAAGAACAAACTTGAAAAAGGCCTTCTCCCTCTCCTTAGCTTTGTGTCCTCCCATAATCAAGAGACGGATTTGCAAGAAATATTTCAGAAGCTTACTTTTGATGCTATTTGTGTATTGGTTTTAGATCATGACCCTGAATGCTTGTCCATGGACTTACCCTTCATTTCATGTGAAAAGGCTATCACGGACGCTGAAGAAGCTCTTCTTTGGAGACATATATTGCCAGAAAAAGTTTGGATGTTGCAGAAGAGATTTGGGTTAGGGAAGGAGAAGAAGTTGAGTGAAGCTTGCAAGATTTTTGATGAATTTATATacaaatgtttggatcaaaaacACAAGCAAAAGCAAGAAGAGAAGTTCGGGTTGTTAACGTTGTTGATGAGAGGGTTTGAAGGACAGAGAGGGACGTCCGGGGACTCAAGAAAGTTCTTAAAAGACACCCTACTAAATCTGATCATCGCAGGGAGAGACACCACAAGCACAGCTCTTTCCTGGTTCTTTTATCTCCTTGCCCAAAACCCGATCGCAGAGAATAATATTCGAGACGAGATAAAGAAACATTTTGGTGGCAGAAAATGGGAAAGTTTGGGAGTAAAAGAGTTAGGAGAATTGGTCTATCTTCACGGATGTATATGCGAAACACTAAGGCTATATCCGCCAGTTGCATTAGACCACAAATCTCCAATGACAGCGGACGTGCTCCCAAGTGGTCATGTTGTTGATGAGCACACTAGAATAATTCTATCATTTTATTCGATGGGGAGAATGGAAGGGATTTGGGGGGAAGATTGCATGGAGTTTAGGCCCGAAAGATGGATTTCGGACGGAGGAGGGATAAAGCGTGAACCGTCGTACAAGTTCACCGCGTTTAATGCAGGGCCAAGGACGTGTTTGGGTAAGGATATGAGTTTGATTCAGATGAAAATGGTCGCAGCTGCAATCATGTACCATTACCATGTGGAATTGGTGAAGGGTCATGAGGTTTGTGCTATTGATTCCTTTATACTACAGATGAAATATGgtttgaaggttaggatccttcCTATCAACATGAACCAAGCTTCTTGA